DNA sequence from the Methylacidiphilum kamchatkense Kam1 genome:
TGTAGAATGGAAAGAAGGTCTGCCGGCTTAATCACTTTGCTTTGAAGGTTTTTAGCAATAAGCCTAAAAGCCACATTTTTCAACTCCCTTACATTTCCAGGCCAGGAATAATTGTAAAGGATCGGTAAAATCTCATCCCAATCAATCGAGGGATAAAATTTCAATTTCGCAGAGATCTGTTCAATAAAATAAATGAAGAGCAATTCTATATCCTTATCTCTTTCTCGTAATGGAGGAAGATGAATTGGAAAAATGTTTAACCTATAAAAAAGATCTTGTCTAAATGCTCCCTGCGTGCTTAACAGCTTGAGATCCTTATTGGTTGCTGCAATAACCCTAACATCAACGGGAATTGGACTTTTTGCTCCTATGGGAAAAATTTCAAACTCTTCAAGGACTCTAAGCAGAGTCCCTTGAATTTCGAGTGGAAGTTCACCAATTTCATCTAAGAAAATAGAACCATTATTAGCTAAAAGAAATTTCCCTTTTCTCCCTTCTTTCGAAGAACCAGTAAAAGTTCCACCTTCAAATCCAAAGAGTTCACTTACCACTAGTTCCTTCGGAATGGCAGCACAATTGATTGCTAAAAAGGTTTCTTTTGCTCTTCGGCTATTTTGATGGATAAACTTAGCAAATATTTCTTTTCCGGTACCCGTTTCACCTAACAGGAGAACAGGCAAATCATTTTGAGCGGCAATTTTTGCTTCTTCCATTGCAGCTACAAAAGCGGGGGATTTGCCAATAATCAAATCAGGCGAATGTGATACAGTCGTTTCAGAGGAAGATTTTTGAGATTTAAATAAAAAACAAGAAAAATTCAACGATTCTGAACCTGCTGGAGCCGAAACATAACTATTAGAAAGTTCTATGATATAACCAATAATTCTGTTCTCACGGACAATGGGTTCGATCAAAGCGGGAACGACCATCTTTCCCAGAACAATATCTGATTCAAAAACCTGAGGCTGATCAATAGAAATTCTAGGTCTATTCCTTATAGAGACAAAATCCATTTTTGTGGCCTGAAACTCTGCCAGAATTTCTTTTGGACAATGTAAAATCGTTCCTAAAGAATCAATCAATAAAAAGGGAAAAGTACTATAAAAGCCCTTCTTTTCTACAAATTTGTTATAAAGATAAACCCTATCCGTATAAAGAATGGCGGTCAGTTTGGTTTCTATAAGAGAGCTATTGGTTATGGCTATACTGATTGGGATAGGCTTGTGTGCGATGTCCCCAATCATCGTTAAAGCCATAAATAGATCTTTGGATTCAGGTTTGTGAATGATTGCAGAGGTGCACCAAATGTCATGAAGAGAAGCGCAATAATGTTCTGGACCTATAACTGAAATAGGCTTTTTTTCTTCAATTGCTGCCCCAATGGCTGAACATCCACAATATTTTTCACTCCAATTAGCTCCAATCACTAGCTTATAAAAATTCGCTTTTTCTAATAATCTTTCTGGTCCATCGACAAAGGTGACCACTCCTTCAGAATTGACAATGGCTATGAGACAATCAAAATCAAGCGCTTGCATTCGCAGCAAGGGAAATAAAGGCTGGAGAAAAGAAAAAGAATCTAACTCTAAGTTAAGTTTCTCTTCTTTTGAAGAAAGAAGCACTGGAGAGTGTTTTTCTCTATCAATACCATATTTTTTGCATCTTTCCCAACTTTTCAAAATTTCATCTCTAACCCTAGGGTGAGTTGCATTACCCAAGGTAAATCTCTCCCATTCCTGAATAATGTCCGTCATATGTCGGTATAAAAACCAATATTTTTATTTTATGGTTCTAATAAATAATTTAATAATACATAGTCAAATTTTATTTTTTCCAATAAACAAATATTTTTAATTGATTTTTATAAAGATCAATGCCCTTCCATTGATTTAGCAAAACATGACATTGAGTATTCTCTGCACTCTCTCTCATCGTTCTTCAAGATCTCTACAGCTAAACAACAAAATCATTTTTGTGACTTTTGATATCTTCCTCTTGCTCATTTTGTTCCAGTAGTGCCTAAATCTGTTAAAATTAAAAGATAATAACATCCATATTAGCACAATGAACAAAAAATTAGCTAAAAATCGAGCAATAGAGACCAGTCCAAACTCTTTTCAACAAGAGCCATTTTATCTTATAGACCTTCTTATAATTTTAAAGACTAAAAGAAACTACAATAGCCCCAAATTGGGGGGAGGGCATGATCTCTTTTAGTAGACGCAGTTTCTCTAAGCAGGATGATTGAGCTTTTTTAGGTTATCTTCACCAAGCCAAAGATTCATTTAGGATGGTGGAGCCTAGGGGATTCGAACCCCTGACCTCCTCAATGCCATTGAGGCGCTCTACCAACTGAGCTAAGACCCCACGTATTCAAGCAAAATAGCTTCTTTTTTGTAATAAAAAGAGAAAAAACAAAGAGAGTCAAGGCTATGTGCCCAATTCAACTATTTTTTCTTTATGGGAGCGCCAATTTATTTTCTTCGAGCATTCTACTGCCTTCTAAAAGAAGGGCTTCGGTCATTTCCCATCCAATACAGGGATCTGTAATGGAAACTCCATATTTTAACTGGGATAGATCGGCTGGAATCTTTTGATTCCCCTCATAAAGATAACTCTCGAGCATCGCACCAATAATGTTCAGGTTTCCTTTAATCCTCTGTTCCAGTATGCTATACCACACTGTCTTTTGTATATTGTGTTGTTTTCCGCAGTTGGCATGACTGCAATCAATCATAAGCCTAGGAGGAAGACCAGCTTCTTTTAGCCGACGAACCGCATCTTCGATACTCTCAGGATCATAATTCGTCCGTGTCCTCCCTCCCCGAAGAATGACATGCCCCCATCTATTCCCAGTTGTCCGGATGATACTGGTCATTCCTTGTTCATCAATTCCAAGAAAACTATGTGGATACATGGCAGCACCTAGAGCATCCAATGCAATCTGCAAAGAACCATCCGTCCCGTTCTTAAAACCCACCGGCATCGAAAGGCCGCTAGCCATTTCTCTATGATATTGCGATTCAATGGTTCTAGCTCCAATAGCTGCCCAACAGACCAAATCAGAAATATATTGGGGTGTGGTGGAATCTAAAAATTCAGTTGCCGTGGGAATACCCATCCCAACAATTTCTAGCAATATAGTACGCGCAATTTTCAAGCCTTTTTCGATATCACAGGACCCATCCAATTCAGGATCATTTATTAATCCCTTCCATCCTACTGTGGTCCGAGGTTTTTCAAAATAAGTCCGCATGACAATAAAGAGTTCTTTTTCTACTTCTTTTCTTATTTCTTTTAACTTTTTTGCATATTCGATTGCTCCCTTAGGATCATGAATGGAACAAGGTCCAACGACAACTAAAAAACGGTTATCTTCACCAGCTAAAATAGCTTGTATAATTTCTCGGGCTTCGATCACCGTTTGATAAGTTTTATCCGTGATCGGTAGGAGTCTTTGCAGTTCAGCAGGTGAAATCAGTCTTTCTACCTGTTTGACATGAACATTAATAATCGGAATCATAATAGAATTTTATATTCTATTCGGAATCAGATCAAAAATCAACTAAAGTTCTAGCCAGGATGCGGAGAAAATGCTCGTTCTGTCATCAATTTCATCCAGATTCTCCGATGGGGAGCTGGGAGAGGTAAAAAGGAGATTTTCTCTTTTTTAATCCACTCTCCCTGCCAAAGATTAGGTTGGAAGAGCTGTTCTTGCTTCCAGGCTGCTTCGCACACCTCAAGGAAAATCTTATATCTAGAGAGGAAGGCAGGCAAAGAAAAAAGAATGGTTTTTTGTTCCATAGCAAAAGGATCGAAATTTGGAAATACCCACATGCCTCGGTACCTCCCTGTCTTGGAGTCTGCTTGATGTAACCAGATAGAATCTTCTTTTCTAAGAATCGCTATCTTTTCTTTTCTTACTTCGATTCTTTTTTTTGGCTTAAAAGGCAGCTGCTCGGGCTGCTCCGCTTGACAGATTTCTTTCAAAGGACAAATCATACATTTTGGAGCAAGAGCTTTGCATACTGCCCGACCAAAATCCATTAGTGCCGAATTGAAAAGAGAAAAATCACTATCTTCTGAAAGGAGATTCATAGCCATTCTAGAAAGCTCCTTTAACGCCCTTACTTTGTTAACTGGCTGATGAATCGATAGAAGTCTAACCAAAACACGGATGCCGTTAGCATCAAGGGCTACCGTTTTTTTTCCGAAGGCAAGGCTGGCAATCGCATTGGCCGTATAGAGCCCTATACCGGGTAATTTTAAAAGTTCTGTAGGTTCCGAGGGCAATATTCCTTGCTTTTCATAGAAAACAATTTTGGCTATCTTATGGAGATTTCTTGCCCTTGCATAATACCCCAACCCTTCCCATGCCTTTAGAACCTCTCCTTCAGAAGCATTGGCAAGCCTTTCCCAATTTTCAAATCTTTCCATCCATTTTAAATAGTAAGGAATAACAGTCTTTACTTGAGTTTGTTGTAACATAAATTCAGAAACGACGATCGCATAAGGCTCTTGGGTTTGCCGCCATGGATAGGAATAAGCATTCTCTCCATGCCATTCAAAAAGTCTTCTGGGAAAAGTTTCTCTGAATTTTGCGTCGATTCTTTCTAGACAAAAAGCTATATTATTACCATTTTCCATGACTCCTTCTTCTTTTACATTCACCCTGAGCGATAAACAAATTGAAAAACTTAAAGCATTCTTAGATCAAAAAGGCTTTGAGTTCTCAACCATGGATCATGGGCTATTTAGAGCCAAATCAAAAGGGGTAGTG
Encoded proteins:
- a CDS encoding sigma-54-dependent Fis family transcriptional regulator: MTDIIQEWERFTLGNATHPRVRDEILKSWERCKKYGIDREKHSPVLLSSKEEKLNLELDSFSFLQPLFPLLRMQALDFDCLIAIVNSEGVVTFVDGPERLLEKANFYKLVIGANWSEKYCGCSAIGAAIEEKKPISVIGPEHYCASLHDIWCTSAIIHKPESKDLFMALTMIGDIAHKPIPISIAITNSSLIETKLTAILYTDRVYLYNKFVEKKGFYSTFPFLLIDSLGTILHCPKEILAEFQATKMDFVSIRNRPRISIDQPQVFESDIVLGKMVVPALIEPIVRENRIIGYIIELSNSYVSAPAGSESLNFSCFLFKSQKSSSETTVSHSPDLIIGKSPAFVAAMEEAKIAAQNDLPVLLLGETGTGKEIFAKFIHQNSRRAKETFLAINCAAIPKELVVSELFGFEGGTFTGSSKEGRKGKFLLANNGSIFLDEIGELPLEIQGTLLRVLEEFEIFPIGAKSPIPVDVRVIAATNKDLKLLSTQGAFRQDLFYRLNIFPIHLPPLRERDKDIELLFIYFIEQISAKLKFYPSIDWDEILPILYNYSWPGNVRELKNVAFRLIAKNLQSKVIKPADLLSILHNARKENEEGQLLDKQVLNGTNSSGEATPLHFKKYKKELFFSALEKTGGNASRAAKLLGVHRSTLYRNLKKFHS
- a CDS encoding 3-deoxy-7-phosphoheptulonate synthase — its product is MIPIINVHVKQVERLISPAELQRLLPITDKTYQTVIEAREIIQAILAGEDNRFLVVVGPCSIHDPKGAIEYAKKLKEIRKEVEKELFIVMRTYFEKPRTTVGWKGLINDPELDGSCDIEKGLKIARTILLEIVGMGIPTATEFLDSTTPQYISDLVCWAAIGARTIESQYHREMASGLSMPVGFKNGTDGSLQIALDALGAAMYPHSFLGIDEQGMTSIIRTTGNRWGHVILRGGRTRTNYDPESIEDAVRRLKEAGLPPRLMIDCSHANCGKQHNIQKTVWYSILEQRIKGNLNIIGAMLESYLYEGNQKIPADLSQLKYGVSITDPCIGWEMTEALLLEGSRMLEENKLALP
- a CDS encoding A/G-specific adenine glycosylase, with amino-acid sequence MENGNNIAFCLERIDAKFRETFPRRLFEWHGENAYSYPWRQTQEPYAIVVSEFMLQQTQVKTVIPYYLKWMERFENWERLANASEGEVLKAWEGLGYYARARNLHKIAKIVFYEKQGILPSEPTELLKLPGIGLYTANAIASLAFGKKTVALDANGIRVLVRLLSIHQPVNKVRALKELSRMAMNLLSEDSDFSLFNSALMDFGRAVCKALAPKCMICPLKEICQAEQPEQLPFKPKKRIEVRKEKIAILRKEDSIWLHQADSKTGRYRGMWVFPNFDPFAMEQKTILFSLPAFLSRYKIFLEVCEAAWKQEQLFQPNLWQGEWIKKEKISFLPLPAPHRRIWMKLMTERAFSPHPG